The genomic window gtttgggagcaacgtcatacatgttaaccctgtaaaaaatgacatgtactgagatgaaacaaaaagagtctttgtattgacatgtactgactcatattgatatgtattggcatctactgcaggatgaaaaaagagcatgctatatgcaggacgtattgacatgtactgattcatattcatatgtattggcatctactgcatAATGAAAAGAGAGCacgctatatgcagtacgtattagTAATACATACTACACGATCTGTCTAGTGAAAACtaaacagaacagcagcagaaaaacgtagaaaatacaaaaaaatcagattacaaaaaacagaacagaaatcataaaaagaaatcataccttgttcgaatctgggataaacctaattcgaagctcaaatacctaattgaaacacacaaaaatcacgaaaattacttaaaaaacgaacggaaattacttcgaaactgaattgacattgtaaatcatcataaaacagaaatcataaaacgaaatcataaaaagataacaatgtacatcatatacaattatcctgatagaaatcggatcagaataaacctaattattcatcaagatttcTAGAACAGCAGCAAAAGAGGATGATTGAAAGGATAAATACCTTGGTTCGAAGCTCAGATGACCTAATTCGAAACTCAGAagaacctaattcgaagctcGGATGATTGAAAAACAGTACCAGAAATTGATTCTATCCAAAACGCAGAGTGAGAGAAaccgatctgagaagaaaaaaagaggaaagaaactgACTTGGTTTTATGTTCGTCACTTTGAGTTGCAGAAGGGTATGTTGGGAATATTTGAAAACTGGTCTTGTGTAAACCGCACGTGGATGGACTAGGGGGTAAagtttctggtccaaaaacatgtttttggaccagaggataaatcaattctggcagtggactagccagtaaccaattccctcattcctggactagccagtaattcctagatATGTCCCAGGGGTTAGTCCACGaatgagtttgggggagtttaatgtattttgaatcttggggattttgagggagtgtaagagagtgtggggagtttgagagagtttggtgttttgagtgtggggagtttgagagactctccagaaatctctacttttttgagagatttggagtgaggaaaaatacactataaactccccaGAACTCTCCCAAAAACACCAACTCCCTAACATTCTAATTTTAACGACTGACAGGGAGtttgagagtttctttcaaactcccccacaacTAACAGAATTTTTTAGGAAGTTTgtgagactcttctaaactctcccacgtaACAGAGATTTCGAGAGACTCCTTCTCATCCAATTCCCTGAGGACTAACACCCTAGTCATCTCATATCTCTCTCTTTCTCATCTCTAGTTCTCTACTAGTCTTTCTTCTTCCGGCTTTATATAAACAACTCTCTCTCATTTCTTTCCATCGTCTCTGGTCCTTTGTTTTATAACCCCCGCTCCGCTCCTCAAATCTCTGTCTCCATCTCTCTTCGTTTTCCCCCGCTAAGTGTTTAATCCTCTCTCTTCTCTCATTTTCTTCTGTCTATCTGCAACCCCACTACCACCAAAGGTTAAAGCTGATGAACCCATAAACACCCTTCACCTTTCCCTTTTACAGTCTCTTTTCCATAACCAAACCCAGAAGAGAAAAACCCATTTCTCATCTCATCTCTCCTTTCGTTTTTCCCCTTTtgtttttgtgtgtgtttaattAGGGGTTTTCCCTCATGTGGCAATCGTGGGGGAAATCACCGGGTGGAGGAAGGGTACAACATTCAGCATCGAGAAGAAATTTTTCATGTTCGTCGTTTAAAGATATTGAGAATCTATGTAAAAATACAGAAGCAACAGATCAACAGCACTACCAACAACAAAATCCTcatcaattaaaaaccaaatcagCATCTGTATTTCACAGAGTTCGTAAAGTTACATCAATCTTACGTTCATGGTCGACACCGTTACAACATCAGGATATCATCTGTTTACCAGATTCAGAACAAAAGATTGTAATCTATTTCACAAGTCTTCGTGTAGTTAGAAAAACATTTGAAGATTGTAGAAGCGTTAGATTGATTTTTAAAGGTCTTAGAGTATCAATCGATGAAAGAGATCTATCCATGGATGGTACATTTTTAGAAGAATTAAAGGGTATTTTTGGTAAGAAATTAACATTGCCTAGGGTTTTCATCGGTGGGAGATATATTGGTGGAGCTGAAGAGATTAAACAACTACATGAGAATGGTGAATTGAAGAAGATTATTGAAGGGTATCCAGTTCTTGAATCTGGGGTTTGTGAGTGTTGCGGTGGTTATAGATTTCTTCTTTGTAATCAATGTGATGGTAGTCATAAATGTTATACAGAGAACAAAGGAGGTGGTGGGTTTCGCAGCTGTTCATCTTGCAATGAGAACGGTCTCATCAAATGCTCTTACTGTTCTTCGGTATCTCTGTGATACACTGAATCAAAACTTTAAGGATTATCAAACTAGGGGTAATATTGTCATTTTATCTTTCCTCTTTTTTCATTAAATTCTAACATTTATGTATGAGATGAGAGGGAGTTTAACTtgatcttttgattttttttttaggattttcaTAATATGTATCCAGTTCTATTTCTTCTTGGTttatgaatttgaatatggattgTCTGGTAGAGAAGAAGAAACTtgacatttttcttttttatataattttgattaattgaaataGGAAATTATCAATCGATTATGTGTATAGTTATTAGATCTTGATATATTTTCTCACATGTAAGGTTTTGTGATTAAGTTCTTGAATAATTGTATTAACATGCCTGATGTGATTTCCATTTTCTAATAGATTTTGTGTAGTTAGTTAATAATGCTTTAAGAGGTCCCATTCCCATGTATGGACATTTTGTTGGCCATTATCAGAAATATTGCTCTCTGGCTCCTCCTTAATTTGCCTGACATTGTTTCTAGAAACTGCGACATGGCCGTGAATGCTGAATTCTTAGAGGCCCTGGAGTTCACATGCTTGGCAATTTCAGGGGCCAGTTAACTTGGCAAACATTCAGGTGGCCTGAGACAATTCAGATGGGTGTGACCTTAGTTTATGTTTTGTCGACTTGTGACTCTCAAAAACATGGGATGTGGTGGATGCCCCACACCTGAAATGTTGCTTCTTAGTTTGGAAGACAAAATtatgaggaaaaaaaaaggtGTGGGCACGTGAAGAGTTGTTATATGAATGCGATGAGACTGGGGAAAAGAAGAAGCTCATgggtttttgtttgttaagttttgTTTTGTCAGTATATAACGTTGGTGTTAGTAGTGTGTTACCTGTCTGTCTCTGGGTCCAGCACATATGGAGTGGATTACAGATAAAGTCATCGATCCGATAGCGGGAGGGGTTGTGGGCTAGGATTTGTTGACGGTGGTGGGGCGACGACCTTGACCAAGTATCCGAAGTTGGACGACGTTGCGTCTGGTTTAGGAATCGGATATTCGGATGGTTAGGTGGTGTTTAATTCCCAACTACGGTGTTTTTGTGCCGCTGTCTGAGACTTTAAGTTGCATAGGATTAGCCATGTTTAGCAACAATTTGAAGATGGGATGATTTTCTTAAAGTCTAAAAGTGAATTAGTAGTGTACTTTCTGATATGTCATAATTTCAACCATGAAAGGGAGGTGTGATTAGGTAGGGTAATTATGGAGATTAATTCTACCAGTACTCATTATAATGAAGGAAAGGGAAGGGATGATTACCAACTAATATTGCTATAAGTAAGTAAGTTGGATTTCACATGGGGGTTGTCTAAAATAGGATTTTGGATTCCTTAAAAAGGTACTTTTTGGTGTTCTAGTTGTGCTCCCAATTACAGACCACATGCTTCTGCAGATGTGATTTCTCAACTTAATTTTGTTGTTTTGAACAAATCAGGGTGTTATAGCTGTTCATTAGGTCGTTTCATGTGAGCATCTCCAGGCTATTTCATGTGTGCAACTTGCTAACAAATAAAATACACTGAACGCTGGCGCAACAAGAATAAGCTTAAATTAGACGCGTTATCAATTGCCAAAATTTACCGACTTTTCATGGAGCGGTTTTAAACGTTCGGGTAAAAGTAGATTCCAACAGCCTGAAACGTAGTAAAATGTTGGGTAAAATCATCTACTTCTCTGCCATGAGTCAAGTAGAAGAAGACAGATAGGTCAATTAGTGTGTGCTCTGCCATGAGTCAAGTGGAACAAGACAGATAGGTCTATTGATGTGTACCTGTTTACATTATGTGGAACCTGTTTCTTGGCTATCAGACGTATGTATGCTAAGACCAAATGGGGAATCAAAAGTCAAGAACATACAAAGACATTAAAATCCAGTTGTAACAGGATGTGAGAAGTTTGGGAAACCTCACAAAATAGAGTTCAGCGCTCTTTCACTGTGTACTGTCCCTCACCACATGATTGAATTCCGAGGCTTTTGTTCTTCGTTCTTCGGTTCCATTATGTTTTATGGGCTTGGCAATGCTTGGATTATAACTCGTTTCCATGAGGACGGATAATCGGATATGCATATGctgcttcttctttttgtttgttttgatggGAAGGACATGCTGCTTTACATGTGATCCGTTTGACTCGATGACGACTCTTAATTTCCCGTGTTATAAAAttgcaaaaaaacaaaagaaaagaaaaagatatttTTCTAATTTCACAAATgtgctacaagcttcacttcaacGGTAGTGAGATAGTGAAATTGTATCTTAATAAAGTATCACATTTTCAATTTCATATTTAAGAAAGTGCCACCGTTTTATTCAGAATTTATTAAATATTATACTTTGATCTTTTCCATCATGATGGTTAACTGTCCTTAGTGCAAACATTTCATTAAATCGCCCATACAAAATATCATTCAAGCCCCTGAATCAGTTAATTGGTAATGAGTTAACCGGTGATTACGTTGAGAGTTAACTCATGACTCGGCGCATGTGAAAAAAACGTGCAACATCTGGTAACAGTCTGAATACACGAGGCATGAATCCGAGGAAAAAAATC from Papaver somniferum cultivar HN1 unplaced genomic scaffold, ASM357369v1 unplaced-scaffold_19, whole genome shotgun sequence includes these protein-coding regions:
- the LOC113338335 gene encoding uncharacterized protein At5g39865-like yields the protein MWQSWGKSPGGGRVQHSASRRNFSCSSFKDIENLCKNTEATDQQHYQQQNPHQLKTKSASVFHRVRKVTSILRSWSTPLQHQDIICLPDSEQKIVIYFTSLRVVRKTFEDCRSVRLIFKGLRVSIDERDLSMDGTFLEELKGIFGKKLTLPRVFIGGRYIGGAEEIKQLHENGELKKIIEGYPVLESGVCECCGGYRFLLCNQCDGSHKCYTENKGGGGFRSCSSCNENGLIKCSYCSSVSL